From Candidatus Binatia bacterium:
CCTCGGCAAGCGCAAACCGTCCTGGGCCGACGACGGCGACTGAGCCCTCGCCCCACCCACCTCTTTACCCAGAAGGAATCAAGACATGCTGCAAGTCGGCCAGGACCTCCGCGACGAGGCGGAGGAGCTGAACACATTCCTCGAAACCCTCGACAAGCGAGATTGGACCCGCGCCACCCCGTTCAAGAACTGGACGCCGTGGGATGTCGTCGCCCATCTGCACTTCTTCGACGAGGTCTCGCTCCTCTCTCTGAACGACCCCGACGCGTTCGCAACCTGCCGTGACGATCTCGTTGCCAAAATGGCGAAGGGCATCACCCTTGCCGACGAAGCCAAGCGCGTTCTGGGCGGACTCGATGCCGAGACGCTCCGAACGAAGTGGATCGAGAGCTGCCGCGAAATGGCGGATGCGCTGGGCGCCTCGGAGCCGAAGCGGCGACTCCCCTGGTTCGGACCGGACATGGGCGTCCCGATGTTCACGACCGCGCGCTACATGGAGACGTGGGCGCACGGCCAGGACATCTACGATCTCCTTCATCATCCCCGCGCGCAGACCGACCGCATCAAGCACATCGCGGTGATCGGCATGAAGACCTTCGGCTGGACCTTCGTGAACCGCGGCGAAGAGATCCCCGGCCCGCCGCCGTACGTCCGGATCGATTCGCCCTCGGGTGGCGTGTGGGAATGGGGCGACCCCAGCGACGAAGAGTACGTCCGCGGAAGCGCCGTCGAATTCTGCCACGTCGTGACGCAGGGGCGTAATGTGGCCGACACGTCCCTTGCTGTGAAGGGCCCCGTCGCGACCTACTGGATGTCGATCGCGCAGTGCTTTGCCGGCGCGGCGGTCGACCCGCCGAAGCCCGGCGAACGCCTCGGCTGATCCCCGTCCCCGGACCACACGGACATCGAACGGAGCCCCCATGGATCTGGAATACGGAGAGCGGTACGAGGCGTTCCGGCGTCAGATTGTCGCCTTCTTGTGGCAGTACAGGTCGAAGCGTCCGCCCGGCCACATCTACGACATGCCCCGTGCGGAGCTGTCGGGGTGGTTGGAGCTTCTCATCGAGCACGGCTACTGGGCGCGAACGATCCCCAAAGAGTACGGCGGCTTCGGCGCCGCGCCGGACCTCCTCGAAACGGTGATCATGGACGAGGAGTTCAACCGGGCGGGCGTCG
This genomic window contains:
- a CDS encoding TIGR03084 family metal-binding protein; the encoded protein is MLQVGQDLRDEAEELNTFLETLDKRDWTRATPFKNWTPWDVVAHLHFFDEVSLLSLNDPDAFATCRDDLVAKMAKGITLADEAKRVLGGLDAETLRTKWIESCREMADALGASEPKRRLPWFGPDMGVPMFTTARYMETWAHGQDIYDLLHHPRAQTDRIKHIAVIGMKTFGWTFVNRGEEIPGPPPYVRIDSPSGGVWEWGDPSDEEYVRGSAVEFCHVVTQGRNVADTSLAVKGPVATYWMSIAQCFAGAAVDPPKPGERLG